AGCGCGCCTCCGGTGGCGGCTCCCGTGTCCACTCCGCTTCCTTCCATCACCTCTCCGATTGCGCCTGCCTCCATGCCCCCTCCCTCCACTCCGTCCGCCGCGCCGGTCGCCGCCCCGAAGGGGACCGAGCTGGATCTGCGCTACCAGAAGTTCGATCCCATCGGCAGCGGGCCGCTCGGCACGGTGTTCAAGGGGCGGTTCAACGCGCTGGGGTTGGACATCTGCATCAAGGAGCTGAAGGACATCTTCGGCTACTTCTCCTTCCTGCAGCGGGGCGAGGTGCTCAAGCGGCTGAAGAAGGAGCTGTGCGCGCAGGCGCAGGTGCGTCACCCGGCGATCGCGCAGATCGTCGATCAGAACGTGGACACGCCGCGGCCGTACTTCGTGGTGGAGCTGCTGCGCGGCAGCCTGAAGGAGAAGCTGGAGGCGGGTGGAGGCAAGGGCGTGCCGGTGCCGGTGGCGCTGCGGTGCTTCCTGCAGCTGGCGTACGGCCTGCGGGCGGCGCACGCGGCGGGGCTCACGCACCACAACCTGAAGCCGGAGAACATCCTGTTCGACGGGTACGGGAACGCGAAGCTGGCGGACTTCGGCCTGGGGCGCGTCATTGAAGTGGATGCGACCAAGGGCATGCCGCAGGTGTTCATGGGCACGGGCGGCATGGCGTACATGGCTCCGGAGCTCATCCACCGCGCGAAGGACTCGGGGCCGGCGGCGGACGTGTACGGCCTGGGCATCCTGCTCTACGAGATGCTGACCGGGCAGATCCCGGGTCGCCGCTCGCCGCTGCCTTCCGAGGTGAACGCGGATGCTCCGGGCGGGCTGGACGCCATCTTCGACAAGATGACGCAGGACAAGAAGGAGCAGCGCTACCCGGACATCGACGCGATGCTCGAGGACGTCTACAAGGCCTTCCCGGAGAAGGAGTACCTGGAAAAGGGCGACCTGGTCCTCTCGTCCGAGGCGAATCAGGGCTGAGGCCCAAGAGTCGTTCGGCCAGCCAGCGTCGCGAGGGCCCGGGCTTGCTGGGCCGCGATGCTGGCGGCCGGTGGTTCCACGAACCGGGTTGAGCGTGGAACTGGAGTTGGAGAGGAGGCGCGGCTCGCCGGCGAAAGCCAGGCTCGAGCGGCGCGGCGGTCTGGAGCGGGTGGAGCCGTACTACGCTCGGGCCTCATGAGCGGACTTCGTGGGCGCTGGCTGTGGCTGCTGGTGGCCAGCGTGCTGGCTGCGTGCGCAACGACGCAGCTTCCAGTGAGCGAGAGCGCGGACGATGACGACGCGGGAGAGGTCGTCTCGTTCGAAGAGGCATGCGCGGAAGACAGCAGCCTGCTGGTGCTGTGCGACGGGCGGCAGTGCGGGGTGTACCGGTGCCGGGAAGTGGTGGAGCACGTGGGAGCAGGGCGGGTGGTGCTCACCCGGGGCGGCGCGGTGGTGCGGCCCGGTTCTTCAGCAGGAGCGCAGCGCTACTGGGGAAGCGCGCAGCAACTGCCGGGGGACTCTCGGCCGGTGTTCACCATCCCGTGGGGACCGAAGCCGCCGCTGCTGCCCAGTCAGCAGCACGAGCTGGAGGAGGCGGCGAAGGAGCGGAGCAAGCCGCACGAGCGGCACCACATCTTCTCTCGAGCGTTCAGGGAGTGGTTCACTGAGAGAGGCATCAACATTGATGAGTACGTGATGCCGCTGGAAGTGGAGAAGCACCGAAGCATCCACAGAGGTGAGAAGGGAGGCCCGTGGAATGCGGCGTGGGATAAGTGGATCCGCAAGAACAGAGGTGCTCAGAAGGAGGAGATCTTCCGGTATGCGGGACAGCTCATCTACGAGTTCGAACTGTTCGGACCCGTGGTGCCGTATTGGAGGAAGCCGCCACAGCCGTGGCCACCGGGTTATTGAGGAATGATGAGGTTCTTCCTGTTGGATGACGTGCCTCATCCTCGCTACTCGGGCTACTACACTTATGGGCACAGGTGGGGGTTGCCCGGAGTGCATTGCCCGGGATGCAATGCTACCTGGGCTATCACTGGGGACGCGTATCCCTCGGTCGACCTGTCGCATCTGCCCGCCCAGGAGCAGAAGAGGTACCTTCCACGCGTGGAAGAGGACTATGCGGAGTTCGAGCGGCTGCGCGAACAGCTGCGCCCCCTGGTCCCTGCTGGAGTTCATCTCTGGCCAGGGACCAGGTTTGGCCCCTTGAATGGCTCCGCTCAGGGCGAATTCGGCCCCCTGGCCCTGGTCCACGCCTGGGAACTGCTGATGAAGCCCGAGCCATTGGAGCGCTTGGTGGCAGAAGGGCTCAGAGGCCTGAAGGGGTGTCGAACGGAACTGCGATTCCGCAAGAAGAGCCCGCCTGTGCTGCTGGAAATGGAGTTGCTACCGCGAGGGGAACTCCACCCGGACTGCCTGCCGGAACGCCCGCCGCCCTGCCCGAAATGTGAACGCGATGGTTTCAAGTGGCCCGAGGAGCCGGTCCTGGATGGGGCCACGCTGCCGCAGGATCTGGATCTGTTCCGGCTGGCGGGCTTCGAGACGATGATCATCGGCACCGAGCGCTTCGTGGAAGCGGTGCGGCGCCTGGGCTACGAGCAGGACATCTCCTTCCGCGAGCTGCCCGTGCGCGGGACGTAGCGCCCCACGCACCGCAGTTGCC
The window above is part of the Hyalangium gracile genome. Proteins encoded here:
- a CDS encoding serine/threonine-protein kinase, translated to MLKPAVNRETVSGEALFILRNLRENGRLGRSNKLADVKAALEPSVSLEFDSYFFFLRKFHYIAMDREAQLKLTDQGERVVDGDFLDKFTLEVGEFFADQILGEDEATQAGSLEELGMMPPPPPELMLEESDVARSSAPPPIPLPAARASRTALPTVEPVIPPMPSVAPVSAPPVAAPVSTPLPSITSPIAPASMPPPSTPSAAPVAAPKGTELDLRYQKFDPIGSGPLGTVFKGRFNALGLDICIKELKDIFGYFSFLQRGEVLKRLKKELCAQAQVRHPAIAQIVDQNVDTPRPYFVVELLRGSLKEKLEAGGGKGVPVPVALRCFLQLAYGLRAAHAAGLTHHNLKPENILFDGYGNAKLADFGLGRVIEVDATKGMPQVFMGTGGMAYMAPELIHRAKDSGPAADVYGLGILLYEMLTGQIPGRRSPLPSEVNADAPGGLDAIFDKMTQDKKEQRYPDIDAMLEDVYKAFPEKEYLEKGDLVLSSEANQG
- the sitI6 gene encoding SitI6 family double-CXXCG motif immunity protein, whose amino-acid sequence is MRFFLLDDVPHPRYSGYYTYGHRWGLPGVHCPGCNATWAITGDAYPSVDLSHLPAQEQKRYLPRVEEDYAEFERLREQLRPLVPAGVHLWPGTRFGPLNGSAQGEFGPLALVHAWELLMKPEPLERLVAEGLRGLKGCRTELRFRKKSPPVLLEMELLPRGELHPDCLPERPPPCPKCERDGFKWPEEPVLDGATLPQDLDLFRLAGFETMIIGTERFVEAVRRLGYEQDISFRELPVRGT
- the sitA6 gene encoding SitA6 family polymorphic toxin lipoprotein, whose product is MSGLRGRWLWLLVASVLAACATTQLPVSESADDDDAGEVVSFEEACAEDSSLLVLCDGRQCGVYRCREVVEHVGAGRVVLTRGGAVVRPGSSAGAQRYWGSAQQLPGDSRPVFTIPWGPKPPLLPSQQHELEEAAKERSKPHERHHIFSRAFREWFTERGINIDEYVMPLEVEKHRSIHRGEKGGPWNAAWDKWIRKNRGAQKEEIFRYAGQLIYEFELFGPVVPYWRKPPQPWPPGY